Genomic DNA from Rubinisphaera margarita:
GAATCCGCCAGAGCTGGCCCTGTTTCCGCCAGCGGTCGAAGTACGTGTAGCACGTTTCCCAGGCGGGAAAATCGTGGGGCAGCATCCGCCACGTGCAACCGGTGCTCCAGCGATAGTTGATGGCGTTGATCACTTCCCGCAGATCCGTACTCCGTCTGCGGCCGCGTGACTGCGATTCTTCGACCAGCGGGCTGATCAGTTGCCAGCGGGCATTCGTGATGTCGCTGGGATAAGACTTACGTCGAGACATAATTACAACTCCAACACCGGTCGATCGTCCCGACCAGCGGCTGTGAATCCAGGATCAAATGGCATCCCTGCCGGCCAATTCCGTCGGTTCTGTTCTCTACTGTCGTTGACCGGCTACGCCGAACCCTCGCCCGGCGGGGTCTGCCTCAGTCGTTCCATTTCCGGTTTCATCCACCGTCGGCAGAGTTCCGTCATCGGAATCTGATTCCGAGCCGCCTCGTGACGGATCGCCCGCCAGTCTGAGACGGGGATGAAAATGGAAATCTGCTTGCGCGCTTCGCTCCGACCTGCCACCACTTCGTCACCCACTGCTCAGCCCTCCTCGTTCCGCTGAAACCCATTGACAAAGATATCGTATCAGTGTACAGATGTTAGAACTGGTAGAGAGTGGCTGTCAATAAAAACTTTACATTTGTATACAAATTGGCAGGGGCCAGCGGATTTTTCTTTGAGATCGCGTCAATTGACGGATGGTGAGCAATGGAAGACAACAAAGCTGGACAAAGTCAGACAGATCCAGACAGGCTGCTCTGGTCGAGGATCGAGCGCTATTGCGTCGAGCATGGCTGGACGATCAGTCGGCTGGCCGAAGAATCGGGCGTGTCGCGGGCGACGCTGCATCAGTGGCAGCAGAAAGGCCGCTGCAAACCGCGCAATACAACGCTTTACAAGTTGGCGAATGCTCTTTCCGTTTCGCCAGCCGTCCTGAAGAGTGAAGCGGCGGGGACAGAAGTCCGTGCGCCGGAACCGCTGCTGGATAACAGCTGGAATCCCCTCTGGCCTCCGCTGCCGGGCGAGCTGATGTCGGCTGACTTGCAGCGGGAGTTCGACCGGCAAACGAACGGGACCATTGAAGATGTCTGCAGGGAGCGACCGGAATTGTTCGCCGGCTGGTCGGAGAATGAATGGGATGAGCTGTTCAGCACCTTCGGCGTCGGCGGCGAGCTGAATGAGGACGGCGTGCGGATGCAGGCGGAGTTCATCAACCGAAAGCGGGAAACGCTCTATCAGGTGCAGATCCTGCTGGAAACGCATCTCGCCGACGCGGCTCGTGCAGTGATTCAATCGCTTTACGACTCTGTGCAATGCGCCACCGACGACGCAGCACAACAGTAGGACCGGTTTCCAGCCAGCCGGAGGTGATGATCTGGCAGGTCGCCGTTGTCATTGTTTCGAGCGGATGGCACAACCGCGTGCGTCTCAGTGGCGTAGCCCCAGGAGGTTCGTGTTCCACGTTACGCGAGAAACTGTCTCGGTGCATCTACAGAGAGACTGATCATCGTTCTTTCAACGAGCAACAGAGCATTCTCACGCTTCTCCTGCAGTCGAAGCGTGAATTTGCTCGAGCCTCTTCCTGTGACTTCGTCAGCCGGACGTGCACGTCCGGGCCATCCGTTGAACGCTGTCAACGTGAGTGGATGAGGTCAAACGCATGCTGGAGGGACGGCTTTTGAGCAGGCACGCCTCTTGCCGCACAGGAATGTCTGCGCCGCCCTGTCGGAGGGCGTCATCATTCAAGAGCAGGGCGGCGTTTATCGCTTGAGGATGGCGAGCAGGCGGCGGTTGCGTTCGAGGTCCTGATCCTTGGCGGTCTGCTCGGCAGCCGTGGTGACGGAACGGTTCAGGGCTTCGTTGAACGCGGCTTCGACTTTCGCAGTTTCGAAGGAGCCGAGTTCCTGAGCACGGTTGGTCAGCAGGGTCACGGCATGCCCTTTCACCTGGGCGAAACCGCCTTCGATGAAGTAACGATGCAGACCGGTTTGCGTCTGCACCTGGAGTTCACCGGTGCCGAGACGTCCGACCATGGGAGCGCGACCGGGGAGGATCCCGATCTGGCCATCTTCCAGCGGGAACTGCAACGATGTCGCGACCGTGCTGAGCAGGGTCTTCTCCGGCGTGACAACGGTCAGTTCGATGGTATTGGCTGCAATCATGGGAACAGTCTACTAATGCTTGCTGGCTTGACGGGCCGGTCGATTCACCACTTGGCGTGCTCGCGGCCGATGGGGCCGCGACAAGGTTCGGTTTCAAAAACACACATCCATTGAAACGGACGTCGTCTCATGGTGCTACAGCAGTGTTTCGCCGGATGTGTGTTAAACGTCTTGTGCCGGTCCACGGCAACGAATCTTCGGGTCGCTTACTGCTGTTCAGCCATCTTCTTGGCCTGCTCGGCAGCTTCCTGAACACCCCCGACGTACAGGAAGGCCTGCTCCGGCAGGTGGTCCCAGGTTCCGTCGCAAATCTGCTCGAAGCTTTCGATCGTTTCCTGCAGCGGGGTAATCTTACCCGGCTTGCCGGTAAACGGTTCGGCCACGAGGAACGGCTGCGACAGGAAGCGTTCGATGCGGCGTGCCCGGTGCACGATCAGTTTGTCTTCTTCGCTCAGTTCTTCGACACCGAGAATCGCGATGATGTCCTGCAGTTCGCGATAACGCTGAAGGATCTGCTGAACACGCTGAGCGACGGCGTAGTGCCGTTCGCCGACATACTGCGGGTCGAGAATTCGGCTCGAAGAGGCCAGCGGGTCGATGGCCGGGTAAATCCCCTTCTCGGAGATCTTACGTTCGAGGTAAATGAAGGCATCCAGGTGGGCAAACGCCGTGGCTGGAGCGGGGTCGGTCGGGTCGTCGGCCGGCACGTACACGGCCTGCACCGAAGTAATGGCTCCACGCTTGGTCGAAGTAATTCGTTCCTGCAGAGCTCCCAGTTCGGTGCTCAGCGTCGGCTGGTAACCGACGGCACTCGGCATACGTCCCAGAAGTGCGGACACTTCCGAACCGGCCTGCGAGAAGCGGAAGATGTTGTCGACGAAGAGCAGGGTGTCGGTTCCGGTCGTATCGCGGAACCATTCAGCCATCGTCAGGGCAGACAGAGCGACACGCAGACGGGCTCCCGGTGGTTCGTTCATCTGACCGAAGACCATGCAGGTCTGTTCGATGACGGAACGACCGGTGTTGCCGATCTCCGCTTCCTGCATTTCCAGCCAGAGGTCGTTTCCTTCACGAGTGCGTTCACCGACACCAGCGAAGACGGAGTAACCCCCGTGAGCGGAGGCGATACGGGCGATCATCTCGGTCAGAATAACGGTCTTGCCGAGTCCGGCTCCTCCGAACAGACCCGCCTTACCGCCACGCACGAATGGCGTGAGCAGGTCGACCACTTTGATCCCGGTTTCGAAGAGCTCGGTCTTTGAACTCAGGTTTTCCAGAGCGGGAGCATCGCGGTGAATCGGCCAGCGTTCTTCGGTTTCGACCGGACCGCGACCATCGATCGCGTCGCCGAGCACGTTGAAGACCCGTCCCAGAGTTCCCTTTCCAACGGGCACCGAAACCGGAGCTCCGGTATCGGCGACATCCATGCCGCGAACCATCCCCTCGGTCGAGCCGAGAGCGACGCAGCGGACACGTCCACCACCCAGGTGCTGCTGAACTTCCCCGGTGACGTGAATGTGAAGGCCCTTCACCTGCTGGTCGACGAGGAGCGCGTTGTAAATATCGGGAAGCGAATCAGCAGCGAACTCGGCATCAAAGGTAGAGCCGATGATTTGAGTCACCTTGCCGATGTTCTGGGCCGTTGCGGTTGCCATGAAAAAACCTCGAAAGTTTCTGATCAAACTGTCTGTAAATGTCTTCGTCCGCGGTGAGAGCCTGCTCTTATTCGAGAGCCGCTGCTCCGCCGATAATTTCGCTCAATTCCGATGTGATCTGCGACTGGCGGGCCCGGTTGTACCGCGTCGAGAGCGATCCGATCATTTCGTCGGCGTTCTCCGTCGCGCCCTTCATGGCGACCATCCGGGCGATCTGCTCGCTCACCGCTGCGTCGAGGAAGCACTTGAAAAGCTTCGCCTTGAAGGCTGCCGGCACGATCTCTTCCAGGATCGCTTCGGCACTCGGCAGGAACTCGTAATCCACCGAGCGAGTCTTCGTGTCTTCCGTGTCAGTTCCAGCGGTCAGGTTCTCGAACGGGAGCAGGGTTTCGCGAACCGCGTATTGTCGAGAGATCGACTGGAACTGGGTGTAAACAACGTCGATTCGATCGACGGCTCCACTGGTGTAGAGTTCTGCGAACCGGCTGGCCAGTTCGTCAACTTCTTCGAAGGACGGCTTGTCTTCAAAGTGAGTGAAGGCTCGTTCGATCGGTTTGCCTTCGAACTTGAAATACGCCAGACCTCGTTTGCCGGAGACTTCGAGAACCACATTGCGGCGATCGCGATTCAGTTCCCGCAACCGTTGACCGGCCAGACGCAGCACGGCTGAGTTGTAGCCGCCGCAGAGCCCGCGATTGGAAGTGAGGACGAGCACGAGCACGCGTTCTTCCGAATCGCGACGTTCAAGCAGCGGATGCGAGAAGGACAGGTCAGCGGCGGCGAGGTCGCCGACGATCTCTGCGATCTTCTCTGTGTAAGCTCTCGCTTCGGCTGCGCGGTCCATCGCCTTTTTAAAACGGGCGGTGGCAATCAGCTCCATCGTCCGCGTAATCTTGCGGATGTTCTTGACGGCCTTGAGCCGTTTGATAATTGCGCGTGCTTTAGCCATGAATCAAAGCAATCCGAATTGTTTCGGGTCAGGCCGCGTCCCGATGGACGCGGCGACGTTTCTGCCAGTGGTTACGCCGTGACGAGGCTGCCGGATTCGGAGTTCTCGAACAACTTGTGAACCTGGTTCCACCACTCCTTCAGAGCCGAAGTGAGCATGGAGGCGGTTTCATCGTCGAGTGCCTGCGTTTCCACGATCCGCTGCCGGACTTCCGACTTCTGTTCGGCCATGAACTGCAGCATGTTCTTTTCCGCCTCCGGAACCCGGGAGACAGGAACCTTGTCGAAGTAGCCCTTGCTACCAGCGAAGATCGACATTACCTGATCTTCGACTTCCATCGGCCGATACTGAGGCTGCTTAAGCAGTTCGACCATGCGGTATCCGCGGTCGAGCTGAGCCTGAGTCGCTTTGTCTAGTTCGGTCCCCAGCTGAGCGAATGCTTCCAGTTCACGGAAGGCCGCCAGGTCGAGCTTCAGACTACCGGCCACTTTCTTCATGGCCTTGATCTGAGCATTACCACCGACGCGGGACACACTGATCCCGACGTTAATGGCGGGACGGACACCGGAGAAGAACAGGTCCGGTTCGAGGTAGATCTGGCCGTCGGTAATCGAAATCACGTTGGTCGGAATGTACGCCGACACTTCCCCTTCGAGCGTTTCGATGATCGGCAGAGCGGTCATCGAGCCGCCGCCGAGTTCATCGGACAGCTTTGCGGAACGTTCAAGCAGACGGCTGTGGCAGTAGAACACGTCCCCAGGGTAGGCTTCGCGACCCGGCGGGCGACGCATCAGCAGCGACAGTTCGCGGTAAGCGACGGCCTGCTTGGAAAGGTCATCGTAAACGACCAGGGTATGCTTGCCGTTGTACATGAAGAACTCGGCCATGGCAGCACCGGCGTAAGGCGCGATGTACTGCATTGAAGCCGGATCGGACGAGGCGGCCGAAACGACGATCGTGTAGTCCATGGCACCGTGTTCGGTGAGGACGTCGACAACGCCGGCGATTGAAGCGGCACGCTGACCGCAACCGACATAGACGCAGATGACGTCCTTGCCCTTCTGGTTCAGAATGGCGTCGATAGCGACGGCGGTCTTACCGGTTTTCCGGTCGCCGATGATCAGTTCGCGCTGACCACGTCCGATGGGAGTCATGGCGTCGACAGCTTTGATCCCGGTCTGAAGCGGCTGCTTCACGGGCTGACGATCGACGACACCCGGAGCGGCTGTTTCCAGAGGTCGCGAATCGCCGGAGACGATCGGCCCCTTGCCGTCGAGCGGGTTGCCCAGTGGGTCGACAACACGGCCGACCATCGCATCCCCAACGGGAACGGACAGCAGGGCGCCGAGTGATTTGACCTCATCGCCTTCGTTGATCTTCAGGTAATCCCCAAGGACCACGATCCCGACGGAGTTCTCTTCCAGGTTGAAGACGAACCCGTTGACGCCGCCGGCAAATTCGACCATTTCACCGGCCATGGCCCCAGTCAGGCCGTAGCAACGGGCGATGCCGTCGCCGACCTCGGTGACAATGCCGACTTCACGCGTTTCGAGCTGGGAACCGAAGTTCTCAACTTCCTTCTGAATGACTGAAGCGATTTCGTCCGCTTTGAATTTCATTGACATACCTCTGGCGAAGTTGGCTTCGGAGCTGGCCGAGCCGGTTTCTGAGGGAACTATCGTAAACGGTATCGCCGACCTGAATAACCAGGCCCCCCAGCAGCGAGGGATCGATCTCCACCTGGAGGACCGGTTCGGCAGCTAAAAAGTTGGCAAGATGCTGCCTGATCTGTTCGAGCTTGTCGTCGGGAATCGAGGTCGCGGAGCGAACCGTGACTTTCCGTCGGCCTGCGCGCTGCATCTGCTCGTCGGCACAGACATCGAAAATTAC
This window encodes:
- the atpG gene encoding ATP synthase F1 subunit gamma, producing the protein MAKARAIIKRLKAVKNIRKITRTMELIATARFKKAMDRAAEARAYTEKIAEIVGDLAAADLSFSHPLLERRDSEERVLVLVLTSNRGLCGGYNSAVLRLAGQRLRELNRDRRNVVLEVSGKRGLAYFKFEGKPIERAFTHFEDKPSFEEVDELASRFAELYTSGAVDRIDVVYTQFQSISRQYAVRETLLPFENLTAGTDTEDTKTRSVDYEFLPSAEAILEEIVPAAFKAKLFKCFLDAAVSEQIARMVAMKGATENADEMIGSLSTRYNRARQSQITSELSEIIGGAAALE
- the atpH gene encoding ATP synthase F1 subunit delta, coding for MIDSTDKRVRVPNVLEDPSMKAIAQVYADGFLDASGEPSGDGRVDEFRSFIHDILDPHPEFERKLVSPMVPVEAKIGLLERTVFPHASQVFASFLKVLAHHERLDLVRVIFDVCADEQMQRAGRRKVTVRSATSIPDDKLEQIRQHLANFLAAEPVLQVEIDPSLLGGLVIQVGDTVYDSSLRNRLGQLRSQLRQRYVNEIQSGRNRFSHSEGS
- the atpA gene encoding F0F1 ATP synthase subunit alpha — encoded protein: MKFKADEIASVIQKEVENFGSQLETREVGIVTEVGDGIARCYGLTGAMAGEMVEFAGGVNGFVFNLEENSVGIVVLGDYLKINEGDEVKSLGALLSVPVGDAMVGRVVDPLGNPLDGKGPIVSGDSRPLETAAPGVVDRQPVKQPLQTGIKAVDAMTPIGRGQRELIIGDRKTGKTAVAIDAILNQKGKDVICVYVGCGQRAASIAGVVDVLTEHGAMDYTIVVSAASSDPASMQYIAPYAGAAMAEFFMYNGKHTLVVYDDLSKQAVAYRELSLLMRRPPGREAYPGDVFYCHSRLLERSAKLSDELGGGSMTALPIIETLEGEVSAYIPTNVISITDGQIYLEPDLFFSGVRPAINVGISVSRVGGNAQIKAMKKVAGSLKLDLAAFRELEAFAQLGTELDKATQAQLDRGYRMVELLKQPQYRPMEVEDQVMSIFAGSKGYFDKVPVSRVPEAEKNMLQFMAEQKSEVRQRIVETQALDDETASMLTSALKEWWNQVHKLFENSESGSLVTA
- a CDS encoding helix-turn-helix domain-containing protein, giving the protein MEDNKAGQSQTDPDRLLWSRIERYCVEHGWTISRLAEESGVSRATLHQWQQKGRCKPRNTTLYKLANALSVSPAVLKSEAAGTEVRAPEPLLDNSWNPLWPPLPGELMSADLQREFDRQTNGTIEDVCRERPELFAGWSENEWDELFSTFGVGGELNEDGVRMQAEFINRKRETLYQVQILLETHLADAARAVIQSLYDSVQCATDDAAQQ
- the atpD gene encoding F0F1 ATP synthase subunit beta; amino-acid sequence: MATATAQNIGKVTQIIGSTFDAEFAADSLPDIYNALLVDQQVKGLHIHVTGEVQQHLGGGRVRCVALGSTEGMVRGMDVADTGAPVSVPVGKGTLGRVFNVLGDAIDGRGPVETEERWPIHRDAPALENLSSKTELFETGIKVVDLLTPFVRGGKAGLFGGAGLGKTVILTEMIARIASAHGGYSVFAGVGERTREGNDLWLEMQEAEIGNTGRSVIEQTCMVFGQMNEPPGARLRVALSALTMAEWFRDTTGTDTLLFVDNIFRFSQAGSEVSALLGRMPSAVGYQPTLSTELGALQERITSTKRGAITSVQAVYVPADDPTDPAPATAFAHLDAFIYLERKISEKGIYPAIDPLASSSRILDPQYVGERHYAVAQRVQQILQRYRELQDIIAILGVEELSEEDKLIVHRARRIERFLSQPFLVAEPFTGKPGKITPLQETIESFEQICDGTWDHLPEQAFLYVGGVQEAAEQAKKMAEQQ
- the atpC gene encoding ATP synthase F1 subunit epsilon produces the protein MIAANTIELTVVTPEKTLLSTVATSLQFPLEDGQIGILPGRAPMVGRLGTGELQVQTQTGLHRYFIEGGFAQVKGHAVTLLTNRAQELGSFETAKVEAAFNEALNRSVTTAAEQTAKDQDLERNRRLLAILKR